One window of Phycisphaeraceae bacterium genomic DNA carries:
- a CDS encoding nucleoside deaminase — MSEDHSHWMRHAIEQARKGIASGQSPFGAVVVRAGALVAGGHNEVWKRTDPTAHAEVVCIQNAAKALASIDLAGCVMYTTTEPCPMCASAIHWSKLDAVYCGATIADAETAGFTELTLPIEEVYRIGKSKTKAIRGVLVAECAHLFSEWKAARGRAY, encoded by the coding sequence ATGAGCGAAGATCATTCACACTGGATGCGCCACGCGATCGAGCAGGCGCGCAAAGGAATCGCGAGCGGCCAATCTCCCTTCGGCGCCGTGGTCGTCCGCGCGGGCGCTCTCGTTGCCGGCGGACACAACGAAGTTTGGAAGCGAACCGATCCGACCGCGCACGCCGAGGTCGTCTGCATCCAGAACGCCGCGAAAGCGCTCGCCTCGATCGATCTCGCCGGCTGCGTGATGTACACCACCACCGAGCCCTGCCCGATGTGCGCCTCGGCGATTCATTGGAGCAAACTCGACGCGGTCTACTGCGGCGCGACGATCGCGGATGCGGAGACGGCGGGTTTCACCGAACTCACGCTGCCGATCGAAGAGGTCTACCGCATCGGCAAGAGCAAGACCAAGGCGATCCGCGGCGTGCTTGTCGCTGAGTGCGCCCATCTCTTTTCGGAATGGAAGGCCGCACGCGGCCGCGCATACTGA
- a CDS encoding glycosyltransferase: MEAGSPFPRVALAHDWLVGYRGGEGVLDCHARLIAHESPDRPRPIVYTMFDNGRPITSAIDSLPRRVSFLNSVPGSDRARRWLLPFYHAGVATLSRTLAHDHARSPIDVVLSSSSAAIHALRVPKGVRHICVCFTPPRYLWELGDQYNQGLMGLGLRGCSPFLRRLDYRAAQHVTRYIAISTVTQERIRNFYGLDSEIVFPPVRTLYFTPEGDDALSAEDESKLGSLPSGFLFYIGALEPYKKAELAITAAERLKRPLVVAGSGSQLGRLKESTADSKYVTLLGRVSDPLLRALYRRADALLFPQLEDFGIVALEAQACGTPVVAFGVGGSRDTVINGQTGVVFDEQTVESLADAIGHCPSKGSAARACRVNAERFSEEANFDQMRRVIRESVDAAPSS, encoded by the coding sequence TTGGAAGCCGGTTCACCATTTCCCCGCGTCGCGCTCGCGCACGACTGGCTCGTCGGCTACCGAGGCGGCGAGGGCGTGCTTGATTGCCACGCACGGCTGATTGCGCACGAATCGCCAGATCGACCGCGGCCAATTGTCTACACCATGTTTGACAACGGCAGGCCGATCACGTCCGCGATCGACTCGCTGCCGCGGCGAGTGTCGTTTCTGAACAGCGTTCCGGGTTCGGATCGTGCCCGTCGCTGGTTGTTGCCTTTCTATCATGCCGGAGTCGCGACTCTCTCCCGCACACTCGCGCACGACCACGCGCGCAGTCCGATCGATGTCGTCCTTTCGTCCAGTTCCGCGGCAATTCACGCGCTGCGCGTGCCGAAGGGTGTGCGCCACATCTGCGTCTGCTTCACGCCCCCGCGCTACCTCTGGGAACTCGGGGATCAGTACAACCAGGGACTGATGGGTCTCGGCCTACGCGGCTGCTCGCCGTTTCTTCGTCGGCTCGACTATCGCGCCGCTCAGCACGTCACGAGGTACATCGCGATCTCGACCGTCACGCAGGAACGCATCCGAAACTTTTACGGGCTCGACTCCGAAATCGTTTTCCCGCCGGTGCGAACACTCTACTTCACACCGGAAGGAGACGATGCGCTCTCCGCGGAAGACGAGTCGAAGCTGGGTTCGCTCCCCTCCGGTTTTCTCTTCTATATCGGCGCGCTCGAGCCGTACAAGAAAGCGGAGCTTGCGATTACCGCGGCGGAGCGGCTGAAACGTCCGCTCGTCGTCGCCGGTTCGGGATCGCAGCTTGGCCGATTGAAGGAAAGCACCGCCGATTCAAAGTACGTCACGCTGCTCGGTCGCGTCAGCGATCCGCTGCTGCGAGCACTCTACCGGCGCGCGGATGCGCTGCTCTTCCCGCAGCTCGAGGACTTCGGGATCGTCGCGCTCGAAGCCCAGGCCTGCGGCACTCCGGTGGTCGCGTTCGGTGTCGGCGGCTCGCGCGACACCGTCATCAACGGCCAAACGGGAGTCGTGTTCGATGAGCAGACCGTCGAATCGCTTGCGGATGCGATCGGGCATTGCCCGTCGAAGGGTTCTGCGGCGCGCGCCTGCCGCGTGAACGCGGAGCGGTTTTCTGAAGAGGCCAATTTCGATCAGATGCGGCGCGTGATCCGCGAGTCGGTCGACGCCGCGCCTTCTTCCTAA
- the rlmKL gene encoding bifunctional 23S rRNA (guanine(2069)-N(7))-methyltransferase RlmK/23S rRNA (guanine(2445)-N(2))-methyltransferase RlmL, whose product MNDSPQFKSTEHFQLVAATAFGLESVAQRELAQLGYEAKIVSTGRVLFEAGLEAIPRANIWLRTADRVLLTIARFACADFDALFETTESLPWERWIGRDFEFPVNGRSVKSQLSSVPAIQRTVKKAVVERLLGAHRTTTLPETGARVMIEVSLLEDTCVLTIDTSGVGLHKRGYRDYVGEAAMKETLAAGLVLLSVWNPDRPLIDPFCGSGTIPIEAALIGLNIAPGRTRDFDSAHWPAIPESAWDAADEEAADLAKDKLPVTIHAGDISDEALALARRHAAAAGVDRAIHFSKRAFEDLATKAEYGCTISNPPYGVRLGETAPVEELYRAMPRVFRSMPTWSHHILTAYPEFERLLGQKATRRRKLFNAQIECTYYSFLGPRPNAEWTSRQSEAATAEGEADPDFGSQFNKARPPPTPSLREGVPAFGGLRERDVRELNDFESRLAKRVRHLRKWPDRGIHCYRLYERDCPDVPLVIDRYEDHAHIFEHERAHSRSLAQHADWCDEVVARTARVLEIDPSHMHMKDRPRQRGLTQHERVGDDHVTIVAREGGLKFEVNLTDYADTGLFLDHRITRGMVRDMAKGKRFLNLFCYTGSFTVYAGAGGADSTTSVDLSNTYLDWTARNLSLNGLSPQQHKLVRSDVLAFLRGHAPGEHYDLAVIDPPTFSNSKSTEADFEVQAAHIELITRTAAMMAKGSTIFFSNNFRQFKLDETKLEAAGLQVREISRQTVPEDFRNERIHRCWKIAVP is encoded by the coding sequence GTGAACGATTCCCCTCAGTTCAAATCCACCGAGCATTTCCAACTCGTCGCCGCCACGGCATTCGGGCTCGAATCGGTCGCGCAGCGCGAACTTGCGCAACTGGGTTACGAGGCGAAGATTGTTTCGACCGGGCGGGTGCTGTTCGAGGCGGGGCTGGAAGCGATTCCCAGGGCGAATATCTGGCTGCGCACGGCGGATCGAGTGCTTCTCACCATCGCGCGGTTTGCGTGCGCCGATTTTGATGCGCTGTTTGAAACGACAGAGTCGCTGCCTTGGGAACGGTGGATCGGCCGCGACTTTGAGTTTCCGGTGAATGGGCGCAGCGTCAAGAGTCAGCTTTCGAGCGTGCCCGCGATTCAGCGGACGGTGAAGAAGGCGGTCGTCGAACGATTGCTGGGAGCGCATCGCACGACGACGCTGCCTGAAACCGGCGCGCGCGTCATGATCGAGGTGTCCCTGCTCGAAGATACCTGTGTTCTGACTATTGACACCAGCGGCGTCGGGCTGCACAAGCGCGGCTACCGCGACTATGTGGGCGAAGCCGCGATGAAGGAAACGCTGGCCGCGGGACTCGTTCTGCTCAGCGTTTGGAATCCGGATCGGCCGCTCATCGATCCGTTCTGCGGCAGCGGGACGATCCCGATCGAGGCGGCGCTGATTGGCTTGAACATCGCGCCGGGTCGCACGCGTGATTTTGATAGCGCGCACTGGCCGGCGATTCCCGAGTCGGCGTGGGACGCGGCGGATGAGGAAGCGGCGGACCTGGCGAAGGACAAGCTGCCCGTGACGATCCACGCCGGCGATATCAGCGATGAGGCGCTCGCGCTCGCTCGGAGGCACGCCGCGGCGGCGGGCGTCGATCGCGCGATCCATTTCAGCAAGCGCGCTTTTGAAGATCTTGCCACCAAAGCCGAATACGGATGCACGATTTCGAATCCGCCGTACGGGGTGCGCCTCGGAGAAACGGCGCCGGTCGAGGAGTTGTATCGCGCGATGCCGCGGGTGTTCCGGTCGATGCCGACGTGGTCGCACCACATTCTCACGGCCTACCCGGAGTTTGAGCGGCTGCTCGGACAGAAGGCGACGCGCCGGCGCAAGCTTTTCAATGCGCAGATCGAGTGCACGTATTACTCGTTTTTGGGACCGCGGCCGAATGCGGAATGGACGAGTCGACAGAGCGAGGCTGCGACTGCGGAGGGGGAGGCTGATCCAGATTTCGGTAGCCAATTCAACAAAGCGCGCCCACCCCCAACCCCCTCCCTCAGGGAGGGGGTGCCTGCATTCGGCGGGTTGCGCGAGCGTGATGTGCGGGAGCTGAACGATTTCGAGTCGCGGCTCGCGAAGCGCGTGCGGCATTTGCGGAAGTGGCCGGACCGCGGGATTCATTGCTACCGGCTGTACGAGCGGGATTGTCCCGATGTGCCGCTGGTGATCGACCGGTACGAGGATCACGCGCACATTTTCGAGCACGAGCGTGCGCACAGCCGCTCGCTCGCGCAGCACGCGGATTGGTGCGACGAGGTCGTTGCTCGGACCGCGCGGGTGCTGGAGATCGACCCGTCGCACATGCATATGAAGGACCGGCCGCGCCAGCGCGGATTGACGCAGCACGAGCGCGTGGGCGACGATCATGTGACGATCGTCGCGCGCGAGGGCGGGCTGAAATTCGAGGTGAATCTCACCGACTACGCGGACACCGGCCTGTTTCTCGATCACCGGATCACGCGCGGCATGGTGCGCGACATGGCCAAAGGCAAGCGGTTTCTCAATTTGTTCTGCTACACCGGAAGCTTCACGGTCTACGCGGGGGCGGGCGGCGCGGATTCGACCACAAGCGTCGATCTTTCCAACACCTACCTCGACTGGACGGCGCGGAACCTTTCGCTGAACGGCCTTAGCCCGCAGCAGCACAAACTGGTGCGCTCGGATGTGCTCGCGTTCCTGCGCGGGCACGCGCCCGGAGAGCACTACGACCTGGCGGTCATCGATCCGCCGACTTTTTCCAACAGCAAGAGCACGGAGGCGGACTTCGAGGTGCAGGCGGCGCACATCGAACTCATCACGCGAACTGCCGCGATGATGGCGAAGGGTTCGACGATTTTCTTCTCGAACAATTTTCGTCAGTTCAAGCTCGACGAAACCAAGCTCGAGGCAGCCGGGTTGCAGGTGCGCGAGATCAGCCGGCAAACTGTGCCCGAGGATTTCCGCAACGAGCGCATCCACCGGTGCTGGAAGATCGCGGTTCCCTGA